TTGGTGGGCTGTATCTGGACTGTCCGGAAACATTGCTCCAAACGCTACACCGGCATGAAGGGAGCGAGCGTATGTAGCACCGCCGATCGATACAGGTGTGTCATTTTTTCCTGCTGCCTCATTATAGACACGCAAAAGAGTTTCCAAAAATGGATGGTTTTTTTCCATGAATAAGGCTTTTAAATGATCGTATACTTCAAGGGTTCCACTATTTTCTTCTGCATAACTTTGAAGTGTGGAGATAATTTCCTCCCCTTCAGATGTAACCGGGTATCTGACATTCACCCCAAGAGTTAAGGAACTATCAGGTTGAATGCTGAGAGAACCAAGATTACTAGTAAGTGCACCAGAGTCTTCATCAGACTGTTTAAGAAGCAGACCACTTCCATCAGTCTGATTAAAACCTTCAGTGATTTTTTTAAGCTTATGCTTCCATTCTGAATGAATAGGAACGGTAAGTAAGTAGGTGAGTAACTCGATAATGGCGTTCACGCCTGTTTCCGGCTTACTGGCGTGAGCAGCTTCTCCATAAAATGTAATCGTATAAGTTTCTTCAATTTTATCAACGGAGACACTAACTTTATGCTCCGCCGCGTACTTGTTTACGTGAGTTTCCAAGTCTTCTTTAGAACGTAACACTACTCTGGCTTGATCAGGAACCATATTCAAGCGGTCTCCTCCACTTAGACTGACGAACTCTACGGCAGGAACTTCATGCCCGCTGAAAAAAGGAGTGGGAAAAGTGATATAGCTATCCAATAATCCTTTTTCTGCATGTATAACCGGAAAGGAGGCGTCAGGAGAGAATCCGAAAGTCGGCATTTCCTCCTTTTTAAAATAATAATCTATCCCTTTCCAGTCCCTTTCTTCATCTGTCCCCAGAATAAGTCTGACCCGTTTGTTAGGTTTAAAACCCTTGTCTTTAAGTATTTTCATTGCAATATAGGCCGCCATGACTGGACCTTTGTCATCCTGAGCTCCTCTTGCAAATAAACGGCCATCTCTTATAGTCGGCTCAAAAGGAGGTGTGGTCCAGTCACTCCCAGCAGGAACCACGTCCAGATGACCAAGAATCCCCAATAATTCGTCCCCTTCCCCAAATTCGATATGCGCGGCGTGTCCATCGATATTTTTCGTGAGAAAACCATCTTTCTGAGCTATTTGAAGCATGGTTTCCAACACATCATCGATTGGTTTTCCATATGGATATTCTTCACTATCTTCGTATACACTAGGAATTTTAAGAATTTGAGACACCTTTGTGACAAATTCCTCTTCGTACATACTACTCAATTTATTGAAATCCATTAAGAAGACTCTCCTTTTATAATCTTTGTGTAAACTTCGTCATTGCAAATCGCATATAATTCTGCATTTTCTGGTATAGATTCGTCTAATTTACGATTAATAGCCAAGTCCTGTCGGTCAGCAATGAGAGTCGCCCCTTCACCCAGTAATTCTTGAAAAGCGTCTCTGTATATCTTCCAGTGGCTTCTCATAGGGATATGGTATAGATCTTCTCCGACAGATCTTTTTAAAAGCTGACCGTAAATCTCAGAAACCCCTTTTCTGAAAGCTGAGCGGACAGCAAGAGAGGAAATCGTATCGTTTGAAAGGATAAATTCATCGACATGGATATGCTTAAAGTTCTTAATATGTTTTTCATCCATAATTTCCACAATGGTATGGACTTCCTTAGCAATCGACTCAATGGAGGAAGCAATTAATAAGGTCTGTCCATCAGCTACCTGCTCATTACTCAATTTATCATTGGCAAATACAAGGACCGCCTTTGCATGTTTAATATTTGCTTTTTCCAATGTGTCCGTATTAGAAGCTTCTCCTTTTACATAGTGGATGTTTTCTTCAAGTAATGGGGCTTCCTTCAGCTGATCAATGATAATCACTTCAGCTCTAGGATTCGTATCTATAATCTCCTTTATGGCAAAATGGGCTTTTTGCGACCAGCCTATAATGATGAAATGTCCGGAATCCTTATACATGATATCACCCTCCAAACGTTTTTTTCTAAATAAAGCCAAAGCGTCAATAATTTTACTGATCACTACTCCGATAAGCCCGATTCCTATCACGTATAAGCCAATGGCGATTAAACGCCCAGCTACTGTTACAGGATAGTAATCCCCATATCCAACTGTAGTTACAGTGGTCATCACCCACCAGAATCCATCAAAGATAGTAGGGAATGTTTCATTCTCAACTAGCACAATCAAGACGGAAGATAATATAACAAGCAATGCACTTGATAAAAAAAGTACGGTATTGTTTATTTTCACCATTTTAAGAAAGAACTTCCTGAAAATCATCATAACGCCGCCTCCTTTTTTAAGAAGTTGTAAATTTAGTGAATTATCTGTAAAATTAGTGTATTTTTGTAGCACCAGCCTTTTTCACTATAGTAGAATGAAACCATCTTCACTGGCACCACAAATTCCAATGATAAACGAATAAGGAGTGGTTTTTTGAATCATCCATCTTCCCGCATGCTCAATCGAATTAAGGCTGTTTATCTTTTTATAAGAGACCAGGGAATTGTGACAACGAACGAGCTCGCTGACGAATTCGGAATTACAGATCGAACCATGCAGAGGGACTTAAGCGTTTTGGAATATAACGGACTTGTATCAAGTCCTAATCGTGGGAAGTGGACCACTACTAAAAAGAAAGTTAAAAATGGATAAATATGTACAAGACCACCCGTTCCTTAGGATCGGGTGGTTTTTTAATGATTATTCAAGATTAGTAATGGAAAATAAATAGTTGAGTTCCTCTTCCCGCAGCTCTCGATATTCCCCCAATTCTAAATGTGGGTCAAGTTCCAGAGATCCCATTTTAATACGTTTTAGATAGACCACTTTTTTATCGACTGCTTCAAACATTCGTTTTACTTGATGGAATTTTCCTTCCGTAATGGTCAATTCAATCTCGGAGTGGTCATCAGATACAAGGATATTAAGCTCGGCGGGTTTGGTTTTGTATCCATCATCAAGCGTAACACCCTTGGAAAAGTCTTCTGCATCTTTCTCTGTTACTTTTCCTTCAATAATCGCAAAATATGTTTTCCCAACATCTTTTTTTGGAGAAGTCAGCCTATGATTTAACTGTCCATCATTCGTGATCAGCAAAAGTCCTTCCGTATCTTTATCCAGGCGGCCTACTGGAAAAGGACTAAATACGGTATCTTCCGGCTGAAGAATATCAATGACGGTAGTCTCATTGGCGTCTTCAGTAGCAGAGATAAGGTCCCCTGGCTTATTCATCATAATGTAAATAAACTCCCGGTACTCCACTTCTTCTCCCATCACAGTAATTTCGTCTGCTTCTGTATTAATGTGGGTTTTAGGACTCTTCTCCGGCTGTCCATTTACTCGCACGTTCCCACCTTTAAGCAGAGACTTTACCTCTTTGCGTGTTCCATAGCCCATGTTGGCTAACAATTTATCGATCCTCATATTAAAATCTCCTTCACCTGCGCTTTAAGAATTTATCTAATACTCTTACTCTTCCACCAAGTACTCGTTCTAATAACGTGGACTTATATGTTAACCACAAATAAATTATACCGCCTGAGCCTATACTTAATATAAGTACCAGTAAAGCGTCCAATCTGCTTTCAGTGGGGCTAAGAAAGAACCCTGCCAGTCCTTTCACAAGGAAGACAGCCATGGCCATTATGGTTGTTAAAATGAGCACAAGTAGTGTACGCTTGTATAATTGTCTGTACGAGAACTCTATCGCGGTAAATATCCGCCAAAAGTTCAAAGTCACGGCAGCCACTACTCCGATCCCGGTAGCCAGAATGGCTCCTTTAGGTCCCATTATAGTAATAAGCCATGTATTAAGTAGTAATTTAAGGAAAATGCCGGTTCCCAGACTAATTACCGCAAAGTTCTGACGGTTAATTCCCTGAAGAACAGATGACGTCACCGTATAAAGAGCCAGGAATAAACCAACAGGAGCGTACCACCTTAACAAGCTCCCTTTAAAAAGAAAATCTTCAAGGTTTTCATCTACTCCATAAAACGTGCCGTAGGCTTCGAATGCTACTACAGACAATCCGACCGCGGCAGGTATAATAAGAATGGCAATGATCTGCAGGGCTTGATTCACCTGGTTATTCAACTGCCTCATATTTTTATTCGTAAAGGATTGAGTAATAGCAGGCAGCAGGGCTAGAGACAAACCAATTCCGAACGTTACAGGGATCATAACCAGTTTATGACTTAAAAAGTTAATGATTGAAAAAGAATTTTTATATTCCAATCCAGCCGCCGTAATCGCTCTTTCCAGCGTAAACTGGTCAATCAACTGATAAAGCGGTGTAGCAATACCTACTAAAATAAAAGGACCGGCATAGGTAAACAGCTCTTGAAACATTTCTTTATTGGATAAACCATACGTGTACTCCTGTGCATCCAGCTGACGATCTAAATATGGCTTTCGTTTTCTCCAGTAAAGAAACAGTACGATACAAGAAGCAATACCTCCAATAAAAGCGGCGAACGTTGCGAAGCCAACTGCTCTTGGAATAGGTCCTTGCATGACTTGAACTATAAGAAAAACAGACACAAGTAAGAATGCAATTCTTACAATTTGCTCTACCACTTGAGAAACAGCCGTAGGTGCCATAGATTCATATCCCTGGAAGAAGCCTCGCGTAATACTCATTGGCGGAATCACTAACAAAGCAAAACTTACCATCTGGATAACCATGGTCGCGTCACCTAGAATGGGTGAATCAGCTCCAACTGTCCAGGAAGCTACTTGCTCAGCAGCGAAAAATAGTATCAGGAATGCTACTATACCGCTGATAGACATAAGAGTAAGACCGGCTTTCAGCATCCTTCTGCCGGTTTCATAGTCTTCAAGGGCGTTATATTTAGAAACAAATTTGGACACGGCTACTGGAATCCCCATACTGGACAAGCTTAAAAGAATGCTATAAGGAACATAAGCGTAAGAGAATAAATCTGTTCCTTCTGTGCCTACCATATTTTCAAATGGTACCGTATAAATCATACCCAGGAATTTTGATAAAAAAGTCCCGGCCGTTAATAACATCGTGCCTTTTAAGATTTTCGACATATTTTACTATTCACCTTCAATTTTATTGTAGAATCGACCTCATCTATTTTATCATAGATAAAGGTGAAACAATGAACGATTGGACAAAAAGAAAGGAAGAACCTCATGACTTACCAAGTAACCGTAATCGGGGGAGGGCCCTCTGGTTTAATGGCAGCCATTGCTGCTGCTGAACAAGGCGTAAAAACACTTCTAATTGATAAAGGAAATAAATTAGGTACTAAGCTTGCAATCTCTGGCGGAGGCCGCTGTAATGTTACCAATCGTCTTCCAGAAGAAGAAGTGATTAAACATATTCCGGGAAATGGCAAGTTTTTATATAGTCCCTTTTCAGTATTTAATAACTATGACATCATAGATTTTTTTGAAGGACTGGGTGTTGCTTTAAAAGAAGAGGATCACGGCCGTATGTTTCCTGTAAGTAATAAAGCAAAAGATGTTGTACAGGCTCTATTGGACCGACTGGAGAAGCTGAATGTCGAGGTTCGAAAGAAAACACCGGTAGAGAGTATTCACTATGGCAGCGAAGGACACGAAATTACACTTCAATCCAAAGAAACAGTTATAACGAAAGCTGTTATTATTGCAGTTGGAGGGAAAGCGGTGCCTTACACGGGTAGTACTGGAGACGGTTACGCCTGGGCGAAGGAAGCAGGACATGTCATTACGGAGCTTTTTCCTACTGAGGTTCCTTTACGATCGAACGAAGAATTTATAAAAGATAAAAGTCTTCAGGGTTTATCTTTAAGAGAAGTAGACGTATCTGTTCTTAACCAGAAAGGAAAGCAGATTGTGACCCATCGCATGGATATGCTTTTTACTCATTTCGGGCTTTCGGGTCCTGCCATCCTGCGGTGTTCTCAATATGTGGTTAAAGAATTTATGAAAGGTCATAAACCGGTTACAATTGAGATAGACTGTATGCCTGATAAAAAAGAACATTTCCTTTATGAAGAACTTCAGCAGGATTTGAAGGATCATCCTAAGAAAACATTTAGAAACCTGGTAAAAGGGATCGTTCCCGAACGATTATTAGATTATTTATTAGATTACACGCAAATTGAAGCAGATGAAAAAGCAGCTAATCTTTCTAATCAAAAGTTACAGAAATTCGTGTCCCTTATCAAACATTTTCAAGTCAAAACCCACGATACCCTTCCTATTGAAAAAGCCTTTGTCACAGGTGGAGGAGTATCAATTAAGGAAATTATACCAAATACTATGCAGTCAAAGCTTATGAACGGGCTTTACTTTTGTGGTGAAATTCTAGATATCCACGGTTATACCGGAGGATATAATATTACCTCGGCAATGGTAACCGGTCGAGTAGCAGGGATGCATGCTGCCTGGGAATCGATGGGATGAGGAAGGAAAAACGACACATGTTAAACAGATGAAGACAGTTTCGATCTTCCCTCAAATTGATCCACATGTCGTTATCCATAAGAAAATCGAGAAGCATTAAGAGCTTCTCGATTTTCTTTTTTTATATTCTTTTTCTCTTCCTAGCTCTCTATTTAAGAGAATCTGCATCTCTTCTCTATCTTCTTTCTCCACTACCGGATCTTCCTTAACCCAATCAAGTGAATATACGATATAATAGCTCCGAATTCTTCTAAAATAGATTGTGGTATTGGGAAATTTATCAAAATAGCCACGTACCATTTTTCTTCCAGAATAGCTCCATCTTGTTAATTTAATAGAAACCCCTCCGAACATACATTCCTATATCATTATAACTATGATGCTATCGAAGAGCAATCCCTTCCCCTATTAGAGTTAGCTTCCTTGTAAGATCTAATTGTCTATTAGGTTTAGTTCAGAAGGAAAAGAAAGGGTATCATTTATATCTGTATGGAATAACCTGTCACCACCATATTTCACCCGTAAAAAAAAGCCTTGAAAATATCCAAGACTTTTCTATTGATGTGGCGGCGTCCTACTCTCACGGGGATCGACCCGACTACCATCGGCGCTGAAGAGCTTAACTTCTGTGTTCGGCATGGGAACAGGTGTGACCTCTTCGCCTTCACCACCACATCATATTCAATTTAAAGTGAACCTTCAAAACCGGATAAGGAATCATTCAACCATCGGACGAGCGAACGTCTCTTCCGACTTCTTTTTTAAAGGATAGATAAGTCATCGATCCATTAGTATCCGTCAGCTCCACGTGTCACCACGCTTCCACCTCGGACCTATCAACCTCATCGTCTCTGAGGGATCTTACTTACTTGGCGTAAGGGGAAATCTCATCTCAAGGGGGGCTTCATGCTTAGATGCTTTCAGCACTTATCCCGACCACACGTAGCTACCCAGCGATGCTCCTGGCGGAACAACTGGTACACCAGCGGTGTGTCCATCCCGGTCCTCTCGTACTAAGGACAGCTCCTTTCAAATTTCCAACGCCCACGACGGATAGGGACCGAACTGTCTCACGACGTTCTGAACCCAGCTCGCGTACCGCTTTAATGGGCGAACAGCCCAACCCTTGGGACCGACTACAGCCCCAGGATGCGATGAGCCGACATCGAGGTGCCAAACCTCCCCGTCGATGTGGACTCTTGGGGGAGATAAGCCTGTTATCCCCGGGGTAGCTTTTATCCGTTGAGCGACGGCCCTTCCATGCGGTACCGCCGGATCACTAAGCCCGACTTTCGTCCCTGCTCGACTTGTAGGTCTCGCAGTCAAGCTCCCTTGTGCCTTTACACTCTGCGAATGATTTCCAACCATTCTGAGGGAACCTTTGGGCGCCTCCGTTACTTTTTAGGAGGCGACCGCCCCAGTCAAACTGCCCACCTGACACTGTCTCCGGACCGGATAACGGTCCTGGGTTAGAATGTCCGTACAGCCAGGGTAGTATCCCACCAGCGCCTCCACCGAAGCTAGCGCTCCGGCTTCTAAGGCTCCTACCTATCCTGTACAAGCTGTACCAACATTCAATATCAGGCTACAGTAAAGCTCCACGGGGTCTTTCCGTCCTGTCGCGGGTAATGTGCATCTTCACACATCGTATAATTTCACCGGGTCTCTCGTTGAGACAGTGCCCAAGTCGTTGCACCTTTCGTGCGGGTCGGAACTTACCCGACAAGGAATTTCGCTACCTTAGGACCGTTATAGTTACGGCCGCCGTTTACTGGGGCTTCGGTTCAACGCTTCGCCTTACGGCTAACGCATCCCCTTAACCTTCCAGCACCGGGCAGGTGTCAGCCCCTATACTTCGCCTTACGGCTTCGCAGAGACCTGTGTTTTTGGTAAACAGTCGCTTGGGCCTTTTCACTGCGGCTCCTCGGCAGAGGAGCACCCCTTCTCCCGAAGTTACGGGGTCATTTTGCCGAGTTCCTTAACGAGAGTTCTCCCGCTCACCTTAGGATCCTCTCCTCGCCTACCTGTGTTGGTTTGCGGTACGGGCACCTCTTTCCTCACTAGAGGATTTTCTTGGCAGTGTGAACTCAGGAGCTTCGGTACTTTAGTTCCCTCCCCATCACAGCTTGACGTTGCCGGACGGATTTGCCTATCCGACCGTCTCACTGCTTGGACGCGCTCATCCAATGGCGCGCTCTCCTTATCCTCCTGCGTCCCCCCGTCGTTCAAACGGAAAGGAGGTGGTACAGGAATATCAACCTGTTGTCCATCGCCTACGCCTTTCGGCCTCGGCTTAGGTCCCGACTAACCCTGAGAGGACGAGCCTTCCTCAGGAACCCTTAGGCTTTCGGTGAAAGAGATTCTCACTCTTTTTTCGCTACTCATACCGGCATTCTCACTTCTAAGCGCTCCACCAGTCCTTACGGTCTGACTTCACGGCCCTTAGAACGCTCTCCTACCACTGATCGTAAGATCAATCCGCAGCTTCGGTGGTGTGTTTAGCCCCGGTATATTTTCGGCGCAGAGTCACTCGACCAGTGAGCTATTACGCACTCTTTGAATGATGGCTGCTTCTAAGCCAACATCCTGGTTGTCTAAGCAACTCCACATCCTTTTCCACTTAACACACACTTTGGGACCTTAGCTGGCGGTCTGGGCTGTTTCCCTTTCGACCATGAACCTTATCACCCACGGTCTGACTCCCAGAACAAAGTCTATGGCATTCGGAGTTTGACTGAATTCGGTAACCCGATAGGGGCCCCTCGTCCAATCAGTGCTCTACCTCCATGACTTTCTATTCTGAGGCTAGCCCTAAAGCTATTTCGGAGAGAACCAGCTATCTCCGTGTTCGATTGGCATTTCACCCCTACCCACACCTCATCCCCGTAATTTTCAACTTACGTGGGTTCGGACCTCCAGTCAGTGTTACCTGACCTTCATCCTGGACATGGGTAGATCACACGGTTTCGGGTCTACGACCGCATACTCACGCGCCCTATTCAGACTCGCTTTCGCTGCGGCTCCGCTTCTTATGCTTAACCTCGCATACGGTCGTAACTCGCCGGTTCATTCTACAAGAGGCACGCCGTCACCCATTAACGGGCTCCGACTACTTGTAGGCACACGGTTTCAGGTTCTCTTTCACTCCCCTTCCGGGGTGCTTTTCACCTTTCCCTCACGGTACTGGTTCACTATCGGTTACTAGGGAGTATTTAGCCTTGGGAGATGGTCCTCCCGGATTCCGACGGAATTCCTCGTGTTCCGCCGTACTCAGGATCCACTCCGGAGGAAGAAAGGTTTCGACTACAGGGCTGTTACCTGCTCTGGCTGACCGTTCCAGGCCGATTCATCTACCTTCCTTCTTGATAACTCCAATGGAGTGTCCTACAACCCCAGAAAGCAAGCTTTCTGGTTTGGGCTGTTTCCGTTTCGCTCGCCGCTACTTGGGAAATCGCATTTGCTTTCTCTTCCTCCGGGTACTGAGATGTTTCAGTTCCCCGGGTGTGCCGTCCGATACCTATGTATTCAGTATTGGATGCTGTCCCATTACGAACAGCGGGTTTCCCCATTCGGAAATCTCCGGGTCAAAGCCTACTTACGGCTCGCCGGAGCATATCGGTGTTAGTCCCGTCCTTCATCGGCTCCTAGTACCAAGGCATCCACCGTGCGCCCTTATTCACTTAACTATCGTCGTGAAAAGACGTTGTTTCGTTCGATGTTTCTGTTGAATGTCTTGTCATCACTAGCGTCTAAAACGCTATTGATTCCTTATCCAGTTTTCAAGGTTCACAGTTGAAAGATGCTTTGATCTCTCAAAACTGAACAACCAACTAGGTACGTCTTCCGTCCGGTCCAGCTTCCACGACCATCGGTCGTTTCCGCCTTTCCGGTTTCCTTAGAAAGGAGGTGATCCAGCCGCACCTTCCGATACGGCTACCTTGTTACGACTTCACCCCAATCATTGGCCCCACCTTCGGCGGCTGGCTCCATAAAGGTTACCTCACCGACTTCGGGTGTTGCCAACTCTCGTGGTGTGACGGGCGGTGTGTACAAGGCCCGGGAACGTATTCACCGCGGCATGCTGATCCGCGATTACTAGCGATTCCGGCTTCATGCAGGCGAGTTGCAGCCTGCAATCCGAACTGAGAATGGTTTTATGGGATTTGCTACACCTCGCGGCTTCGCTGCCCTTTGTACCATCCATTGTAGCACGTGTGTAGCCCAGGTCATAAGGGGCATGATGATTTGACGTCATCCCCGCCTTCCTCCGGTTTGTCACCGGCAGTCACCTTAGAGTGCCCAACTGAATGCTGGCAACTAAGATTAGGGGTTGCGCTCGTTGCGGGACTTAACCCAACATCTCACGACACGAGCTGACGACAACCATGCACCACCTGTCACTTGGTCCCCGAAGGGAAGACCCTATCTCTAGGGTGGTCCAAGGATGTCAAGACCTGGTAAGGTTCTTCGCGTTGCTTCGAATTAAACCACATGCTCCACCGCTTGTGCGGGCCCCCGTCAATTCCTTTGAGTTTCAGCCTTGCGGCCGTACTCCCCAGGCGGAGTGCTTAATGCGTTAACTTCAGCACTAAGGGGTGGAAGCCCCCTAACACCTAGCACTCATCGTTTACGGCGTGGACTACCAGGGTATCTAATCCTGTTTGCTACCCACGCTTTCGCACCTCAGCGTCAGAAACAGACCAGAGAGTCGCCTTCGCCACTGGTGTTCCTCCACATATCTACGCATTTCACCGCTACACGTGGAATTCCACTCTCCTCTTCTGTCCTCAAGTTCCCCAGTTTCCAATGACCCTCCACGGTTGAGCCGTGGGCTTTCACATCAGACTTAAGGAACCACCTGCGCGCGCTTTACGCCCAATAATTCCGGACAACGCTTGCCCCCTACGTATTACCGCGGCTGCTGGCACGTAGTTAGCCGGGGCTTCCTCGTTAGGTACCGTCAAGGTACCGCTCTATTCGTACGGTACTTGTTCTTCCCTAACAACAGAACTTTACGATCCGAAGACCTTCATCGTTCACGCGGCGTTGCTCCGTCAGACTTTCGTCCATTGCGGAAGATTCCCTACTGCTGCCTCCCGTAGGAGTCTGGGCCGTGTCTCAGTCCCAGTGTGGCCGATCACCCTCTCAGGTCGGCTACGCATCGTCGCCTTGGTGAGCTATTACCTCACCAACTAGCTAATGCGCCGCGGGCCCATCTGTAAGTGATAGCGAGAAGCCATCTTTTAACCTTCCTTCAGGTGAAGGTAGGTGTTATCCGGCATTAGCCCCGGTTTCCCGGGGTTATTCCGGTCTTACAGGCAGGTTGCCCACGTGTTACTCACCCGTCCGCCGCTCGTTCCACAAGCTTCACCCCCGAAGGGGATCCGCTTGCTTCCCGCGCTCGACTTGCATGTATTAGGCACGCCGCCAGCGTTCGTCCTGAGCCAGGATCAAACTCTCCATAAAAGTTGAGATTGATTAGCTCTTTGCACACCGAATGTGCTTGTTTGAATTCCTTCTTTATAGAAAGAATATCTTGACGTACTGGTTGGTTCGTTCAGTTTTCAAAGATCAAATACTGCCTCACCGACAGTAATCAAATTCTAGCATAATGTGTTAGAAACTGTCAATGCATTTAATAGAATTTGTTGAATAAAGTTTTTGTTTTGTTTTTGTAAAGTTGCTCTCAAATAAGCAACGTTAACTACTATACATTGCTACTAAAGAAAAGTCAACAGCTTCTCTTCATTTTTTTATAGTTCCTTAATCGAAAGGCTTAACTTAAAAGTTAAAACTCATAACCGCAGATGTTAAAAAGCACTCCTCTACAGAATATTGCATGCAGCAGGAGCACTTTTTTAAGATTTTATATAATAAATGGATTGCTGTCTTTTTTTCCGGATAATCTTCGCTGCTAGTTTTGCACCTCGTTTATCATCTGATACTACCAGAATTTTCTCAGGGCAGTCAAACCTCTCTTTTATAGTCCTGGATAAATAACTCAGAGGGATATTTTCTGCTCCAGGATAAGGGGACCGGTAAGCTGAAATATAATCCCGTATATCAATTACACAAAGATCAGCGCCCGAAAGATTGGATTGGTTATAAGGTTTTAAAGCTGTTTTTTGATAAGCATTGTACAGGAACAAGCCTGCTATAATAACTATGGTCATATAGAATAAAGTCATGATTCTAACCCTTTCTAATTAAAAAACTAGTTCTCCCGTCCACTTTAGCATGCCGCCTTGCATATTTTTCACATGATGAAATCCTTTTTCTTTCATGAATTCAGCAGCGTTCATGCTCCGACTGCCTGAACGGCAAACAAGTATATACTCTTCCTCTTTCGAATATTGATCAATTTCATAAGGGATGTTCCCCAGAGGAATATGCTTGGCTGACGGAACCATACCTTGAGATACTTCCTCATTCTCTCTTACATCTATAATTGTCATCGGTTTATCTTGAGATATCATCGTATCTACTTCTTGAGGTGTAATTTCTTCAATTTGACTCATAACTTCTCCTCCTTCAAATCTGCTTACAAGATTTATTCTATTAAAAAAAACTTCAAAGTCAAGAGATTGAATTGACCACAGTTAAAACCTACAAAAGCCACCCCCAAAATAGTCTGGAGGCGGCTTTTGTATTCATTAATTCGCTACGATATTCACAAGTTTACCAGGAACGGCTATTACTTTTCGTACGGTTTTTCCTTCGAGCCACTGTTGGACATTTTCATTTTCTAACGCCTGCTTTTCTAAGTCCTCTGCAGAAGCCTCTTGATTAACCATCATTTTAGCCCTTACTTTACCCATTACCTGTACGACAATTTCGACTTCATCTTCTACAAGCTTTTCCTCATCGAATATTGGCCATTGCTGATACGTAATTGTTTCTGGATGTCCAAGCTTTTCCCATAACTCCTCTGCCAGATGAGGCGCTACCGGAGAAAGAAGCTTCACGAATCCTTCTACATATGATTTTGGAAGTTCTTCTACTTTATAACCTTCGTTAATGAATACCATCATTTGAGAGATACCGGTATTGAAACGAAGCGCTTCAAAATTTTCGGTGACTTTTTTAACCGTTTCGTGATACACCTTTTCAAGCTTATCCTCAGAAACGTCCTGCTTAATTGAATCGGATAGTTCACCGTCCACAACGAATAACCTAAACACACGATCAAGGAAACGACGTGCACCGTCAAGACCATTCGTAGACCATGCTACGGAGGCGTCTAATGGTCCCATAAACATT
The Halobacillus halophilus DSM 2266 DNA segment above includes these coding regions:
- the pepV gene encoding dipeptidase PepV; this encodes MDFNKLSSMYEEEFVTKVSQILKIPSVYEDSEEYPYGKPIDDVLETMLQIAQKDGFLTKNIDGHAAHIEFGEGDELLGILGHLDVVPAGSDWTTPPFEPTIRDGRLFARGAQDDKGPVMAAYIAMKILKDKGFKPNKRVRLILGTDEERDWKGIDYYFKKEEMPTFGFSPDASFPVIHAEKGLLDSYITFPTPFFSGHEVPAVEFVSLSGGDRLNMVPDQARVVLRSKEDLETHVNKYAAEHKVSVSVDKIEETYTITFYGEAAHASKPETGVNAIIELLTYLLTVPIHSEWKHKLKKITEGFNQTDGSGLLLKQSDEDSGALTSNLGSLSIQPDSSLTLGVNVRYPVTSEGEEIISTLQSYAEENSGTLEVYDHLKALFMEKNHPFLETLLRVYNEAAGKNDTPVSIGGATYARSLHAGVAFGAMFPDSPDTAHQKDEHVRLADMKKAVEIYAASIYELAK
- a CDS encoding pseudouridine synthase, whose translation is MRIDKLLANMGYGTRKEVKSLLKGGNVRVNGQPEKSPKTHINTEADEITVMGEEVEYREFIYIMMNKPGDLISATEDANETTVIDILQPEDTVFSPFPVGRLDKDTEGLLLITNDGQLNHRLTSPKKDVGKTYFAIIEGKVTEKDAEDFSKGVTLDDGYKTKPAELNILVSDDHSEIELTITEGKFHQVKRMFEAVDKKVVYLKRIKMGSLELDPHLELGEYRELREEELNYLFSITNLE
- a CDS encoding potassium channel family protein, which produces MMIFRKFFLKMVKINNTVLFLSSALLVILSSVLIVLVENETFPTIFDGFWWVMTTVTTVGYGDYYPVTVAGRLIAIGLYVIGIGLIGVVISKIIDALALFRKKRLEGDIMYKDSGHFIIIGWSQKAHFAIKEIIDTNPRAEVIIIDQLKEAPLLEENIHYVKGEASNTDTLEKANIKHAKAVLVFANDKLSNEQVADGQTLLIASSIESIAKEVHTIVEIMDEKHIKNFKHIHVDEFILSNDTISSLAVRSAFRKGVSEIYGQLLKRSVGEDLYHIPMRSHWKIYRDAFQELLGEGATLIADRQDLAINRKLDESIPENAELYAICNDEVYTKIIKGESS
- a CDS encoding putative polysaccharide biosynthesis protein, whose amino-acid sequence is MSKILKGTMLLTAGTFLSKFLGMIYTVPFENMVGTEGTDLFSYAYVPYSILLSLSSMGIPVAVSKFVSKYNALEDYETGRRMLKAGLTLMSISGIVAFLILFFAAEQVASWTVGADSPILGDATMVIQMVSFALLVIPPMSITRGFFQGYESMAPTAVSQVVEQIVRIAFLLVSVFLIVQVMQGPIPRAVGFATFAAFIGGIASCIVLFLYWRKRKPYLDRQLDAQEYTYGLSNKEMFQELFTYAGPFILVGIATPLYQLIDQFTLERAITAAGLEYKNSFSIINFLSHKLVMIPVTFGIGLSLALLPAITQSFTNKNMRQLNNQVNQALQIIAILIIPAAVGLSVVAFEAYGTFYGVDENLEDFLFKGSLLRWYAPVGLFLALYTVTSSVLQGINRQNFAVISLGTGIFLKLLLNTWLITIMGPKGAILATGIGVVAAVTLNFWRIFTAIEFSYRQLYKRTLLVLILTTIMAMAVFLVKGLAGFFLSPTESRLDALLVLILSIGSGGIIYLWLTYKSTLLERVLGGRVRVLDKFLKRR
- a CDS encoding BaiN/RdsA family NAD(P)/FAD-dependent oxidoreductase is translated as MTYQVTVIGGGPSGLMAAIAAAEQGVKTLLIDKGNKLGTKLAISGGGRCNVTNRLPEEEVIKHIPGNGKFLYSPFSVFNNYDIIDFFEGLGVALKEEDHGRMFPVSNKAKDVVQALLDRLEKLNVEVRKKTPVESIHYGSEGHEITLQSKETVITKAVIIAVGGKAVPYTGSTGDGYAWAKEAGHVITELFPTEVPLRSNEEFIKDKSLQGLSLREVDVSVLNQKGKQIVTHRMDMLFTHFGLSGPAILRCSQYVVKEFMKGHKPVTIEIDCMPDKKEHFLYEELQQDLKDHPKKTFRNLVKGIVPERLLDYLLDYTQIEADEKAANLSNQKLQKFVSLIKHFQVKTHDTLPIEKAFVTGGGVSIKEIIPNTMQSKLMNGLYFCGEILDIHGYTGGYNITSAMVTGRVAGMHAAWESMG
- a CDS encoding DeoR family transcriptional regulator; the encoded protein is MLNRIKAVYLFIRDQGIVTTNELADEFGITDRTMQRDLSVLEYNGLVSSPNRGKWTTTKKKVKNG